The following are encoded in a window of Brachyhypopomus gauderio isolate BG-103 chromosome 18, BGAUD_0.2, whole genome shotgun sequence genomic DNA:
- the diablob gene encoding diablo, IAP-binding mitochondrial protein b, translated as MALYRRKAVAFARCAASLVNATRMPYKLVRLPSLIKKNWVSLSIYGGLCAVPVVQDKVSHEALIRRASSLVTDSANTFLSQTTLALVDSLTQYTKAIHTLINVHRDYVENINKLNPAEEEAIWQVIVHQRKELIDRRENCKQFETNWMIATNLSQVAAEAAFNAGADHASATTQSNLQMAQSHVKQAQLHSLEAENELKDCKAEDSKRLQKGVSTMMGEEEEVPEAYLRED; from the exons CTGCGCAGCAAGCTTGGTGAACGCCACCAGAATGCCCTACAAACTTGTAAGGCTGCCGTCATTAATCAAGAAGAACTGGGTTTCCTTAAGCATCTATGGTGGTCTGTGTGCAGTTCCTGTCGTCCAG gacaaagTGTCCCATGAAGCTTTAATCCGTAGAGCATCGTCTCTGGTGACTGACAGTGCCAACACTTTCCTGTCTCAAACCACTTTAGCGCTAGTGGATTCTCTCACTCAGTATACCAAG gcaatacacacactcataaatgTTCACAGAGACTATGTGGAGAATATCAACAAGTTAAACCCTGCTGAAGAAGAAGCAATATGGCAGGTTATAGTTCACCAGCGCAAGGAG CTCATTGACCgaagggaaaactgcaaacaatTTGAAACAAACTGGATGATTGCAACCAACCTCTCACAGGTGGCTGCCGAAGCAGCTTTTAATGCAG GAGCAGACCACGCTTCAGCAACGACCCAGAGTAACCTGCAGATGGCACAATCCCATGTAAAACAGGCTCAGCTACACTCCCTTGAGGCAGAGAATGAGCTGAAAGACTGCAAAGCAGAAGACAGCAAGAGGCTGCAGAAAGGTGTCTCTACAATgatgggagaagaggaggaagttCCAGAAGCATATCTGAGAGAGGACTAG